In a single window of the Acyrthosiphon pisum isolate AL4f chromosome X, pea_aphid_22Mar2018_4r6ur, whole genome shotgun sequence genome:
- the LOC100168420 gene encoding piggyBac transposable element-derived protein 4-like, with amino-acid sequence MSLQRFRFLIRCIRFDDLDTRIERKVTDKFSSFREIFDLFINNCKNNYSIGEFGTIDETLVAFRGRCPFKMYIPSKPAKYGIKVFSLVDAKMSYTYIICYIVYAGKQPPGYFDISNKPEDVVKRLCEPVFGTNRNITFDNWFTSNNLVQTMLLSHKLTIVGTIRKNKRELPT; translated from the coding sequence ATGTCACTGCAAAGATTTAGATTTTTGATTCGCTGCATTAGGTTTGATGATCTTGATACTAGAATAGAGAGAAAAGTGACTGATAAATTTTCATCTTTTAgagaaatatttgatttatttataaacaattgtaaaaataactaCAGCATTGGAGAGTTTGGCACTATCGATGAGACACTAGTAGCATTTCGTGGTCGTTGcccatttaaaatgtatatacctagtaaGCCGGCCAAGTATGGTATTAAAGTATTTAGTCTTGTAGATGCTAAAATgagttatacatacataatatgttatattgtatatgctGGAAAACAGCCACCAGGGTATTTTGACATAAGTAATAAACCAGAGGACGTGGTAAAAAGATTATGTGAACCAGTGTTTGGGACAAACAGAAATATAACTTTTGATAACTGGTTCACTAGTAATAACTTGGTACAAACAATGCTATTATCACATAAATTGACAATCGTTGGTACTATAAGGAAGAATAAAAGGGAATTGCCTACATAA